The nucleotide sequence AGCCACTGTGACCCACAAAACGACTCCGCCCTGTCCATCGAGGACAGGGCGGAGAAACGTTTATGTGGCGATGGTCAACGGCGCGTCCAAGCGTTCCCAGGCACCAAGGACGGCCTTGTGCGCGTCCGGCTGCAGGTGGGCGTAGCGCTGGGTGGTCTGGAAGCTCTCGTGGCCGAGGAGGTGCTGGACCTCGTAGAGCGAGACTCCCTTCTGGACCAGCCACGAGGCGCAGGTGTGGCGCATGGAGTGAGGCGGGTAGCGCGGAACGAGCTGTTGCTCGCCGTCGGTGTCGAAGTAGCGGGCGGCTTCGACGGTTGGCCACCAGGTCTGCCGGCGCCAGTTGCCGTCGTCGAGGAGGCGTCCGGCCCGACCCTTCGTGAGGGTGGTGAAGACCACGGCGTCCCGGTCGAGCCGGTGGATGTGGCGTTCGACGACCTCAAGGACGTGGGGCGGGAGTGGGACTTCCCGGCGGCTCTTGGAGCTCTTGGGGTACTCCTTGATGCCGCTCTTGGTGTTGACCTCCACCACGAACAGGCGCGAGCGGCGCTGGTCGATGCGGTGGCGGTGCAGGCCGGAGAGTTCACCCCAGCGCAGTCCGGTGTAGAAGCCAAGCAGGCACATCGTCCGCCACGCGGCGGGGAGTTCGTCCAGGATGCTCTGTGCCTGGTCGAGGGTGAACCACTGCGGCGGCTTGACCGCGATCTGGGGCAGGTCGATGCTGCGGCAGGGGCTCACCGCGATCACGTCGTCGTCGACCGCCGCGCGCATGATGGAGGACGTCAGGTTGTAGGCCCGCTTGATCGCGGCGGCTCCCGCGCCCTTCTCGACCAGGGAGCGGATCCAGCTCTGGACGTCCATGCGGGTGATCGCCCGCATCTCCCAGTCGGCCCAGTGGGGCAGGACATGGTTCTTGATGCTGTAGGCGTCGCCGCGCAACGTGTGGGGCTCGACGATGCGAGCGTTCCACCACCGGTCATGCCAGTCGCGAAACGCCATTTCACCGACCCGCGGATCGCGCAGCCCCCCGCGGGCGAACTGGGTCTCCGTCTCGATTCCCCAGGCGCGCGCCTGGGCCTTGAGGGGAAACGACTCGCTGAACCGGTCTCCTGCCCGGTTGCGTACGGTCGCCTGCCACTTGCCGGACTTCAACTTGCGGATGTACGAGGCGCTACTCCTTGTTCAACGGTGACGAGGCCGGGATGGCCCGGGTCAGCGGCGGGCGGCCGGCGAGACGACGGCGCGGCGGCTGATGAACTCATCGAGGCCGTCCGCGGGGACCCGTACACGGGACCGGCCTGGTCCGGTACGGAGGTCGACGACAGGCAGGTCGCCGGCAGCGATGAAGCGGTAGA is from Streptomyces sp. NBC_01314 and encodes:
- a CDS encoding tyrosine-type recombinase/integrase; translated protein: MKSGKWQATVRNRAGDRFSESFPLKAQARAWGIETETQFARGGLRDPRVGEMAFRDWHDRWWNARIVEPHTLRGDAYSIKNHVLPHWADWEMRAITRMDVQSWIRSLVEKGAGAAAIKRAYNLTSSIMRAAVDDDVIAVSPCRSIDLPQIAVKPPQWFTLDQAQSILDELPAAWRTMCLLGFYTGLRWGELSGLHRHRIDQRRSRLFVVEVNTKSGIKEYPKSSKSRREVPLPPHVLEVVERHIHRLDRDAVVFTTLTKGRAGRLLDDGNWRRQTWWPTVEAARYFDTDGEQQLVPRYPPHSMRHTCASWLVQKGVSLYEVQHLLGHESFQTTQRYAHLQPDAHKAVLGAWERLDAPLTIAT
- a CDS encoding helix-turn-helix domain-containing protein, coding for MPARLLSIPAVAAALDVDRRTVYRFIAAGDLPVVDLRTGPGRSRVRVPADGLDEFISRRAVVSPAARR